In the genome of Yarrowia lipolytica chromosome 1B, complete sequence, the window GCTCTGTTTCCGTCGCTGGCAACGCCACTTCGGTCGCCTtcaccaactccaccgcTCCCTACGTGACCTCCACCGTCACTCAGACCGCCACCAACTGTATCAACGGCGACTGCATCACTGCCACTATCACCGTCACCACTTGCGTCCCCGAGAACGCCAAGTCGACCGTCATCAAGACTGTCTGCCCCAAGTGCGAGGGCCGAaccgtcaccatcaccgtcCCCtgtgaagatgaagagacCCCCGCCCCCAAGCCTGCTTCCCGCGCCTTGCCCCAAGCCTGACGAAGAAGCCCTCTCCCAAGCTTGCCCCGCTCCCGCCCCCAAGCCCGATGAGAAGCCCGCTCCCAAGTCCGAGAAGCCCGCTGCTTCCCCTGCTCCCAAGTCCGAGAAGCCTGCTGTTTCCCCTGCTCCCAAGGCTGCTTCCCCCTCCGCCAAGCCCGCTCCCGCCCCTGCTCCCAAGTCCGAGAAGCCCGCTGCTTCTCCCGCTCCCAAGGCCGCTGCTTCTCCCGCTCCCAAGGccgctcctgctcctgctgttgCTCCCAAGCCTGCTCAGTCCAAGCCTGCCCAGGCTTCTCCTACCCCCGCTCAGGCCAACGGAGGCAACACTTGGGCCGTTTCCACTGCCGCTGGAATCGCCGCCATTGCTGCCCTTCTCGTGTAGAGCCTCCTGTATTAGTAACAAGTAATAATTCTCAATCTTTGACGTGACCAAACACTGTCTACAATGCTCCCTCAAACGTATCATCACTGTATCAATCCTGGTAGGACGTACTCACACGTAGCTATCACACCCAAGTCATCAGGTGTGCTTTTTCCGTATCACATGGTGTCAAATGTATCTCCAGGTGGGTATCTTATAGCCCCACACACTGAATTAGGGCACTGGAAGAAACAAGTTGAATGTATCAGTGGGTATCTCGGTCACGTCAGTGGGATATCAGTGGGGTATCTCTGCTATAGCTCTCGTAGCAGTGTCTTCTCGTCTATGTTTTGCTCGTCTTGTCATTGATGCTGTGCTGTGGGAAGAGTGAGTGGTAATAGGATGAGTTCTTGCAGACAACACAGAACAGAATACAACAGAGTAgcctgagaagaagagagacaCAACGGCGAGACCGCTGGACTTTGTATATCCATTAACCCGATCAACACACCTGTTGTGTAACGCAACACAGGCGCACGTCCGCCAGACGGCAGAACCACCATGAATCACCGTCACCATCAGCAGCAAAAAGCAAAGACCCCAGAAACCAGATCCATCCAACCAGCAACGTTGGTCCATCTGATAACATTGAAACTAAAACCGAATCAAACACAGACGTTCATTTCTGATCAACGTAAATCCCCTGGAAAACCTACGTGCAAAAACCCGTGCGGATCGACAGAGCCCAATGGTAGAAAGAAGAGCTGTCGATATGGGTATGCACAGTACCAAAAGGATTGCAATCAACAGACGGACACAATCATATAGGTCAAGACGCTCCCCAGTTGCTCTGGTGCCTGTTTCCACATTCTTTACTTAAGCAGTGGAATAAGGAGTGGCAATAAAGTCTCAGACTGTTAATGTATCGTCAAATGTCCACGGGCATAAGCTGTTTTTCAGTTTACCACACCTCTTGTTCTGGTCGAGGTTCATGTCTCGGAAGCATGTTAGTAGATTTACGACGATTAACGAGCTGCCAAGAGGTCGACATCGCCGTGGATTCTGGGGGAGCTGGAGGGATGAAAGTTGAATGGCTGGGCTCGCTCATTCCAGCGGTTGTTCCGGAGTCCCGATTGGAGCCATTTCGCGTCAATTATCTGAAATGCAGAGTTTCCTGTGCTGCTGAATTTCAACCGAAATTTCACGAAAATTTcacggaaaaaaaaaacagaaaacaaaagcaagaaaaaaaccatGAGCGCCCCCACACACAACAAGACCAGGATAAAACCATCTCCAGACCCGCAATGAGGTCCGAAAACAGGAAAAAATCAACTCACATAGGCAGACTCgtcaatcacgtgaccaaaaaaTCCACCTCAATGGCCCGTTTTCGCCCCAAAAACCAGCGCTGACCCAAGCCAAGCACACAAGCACACAACTCACACAACTCACACAAGCACACCAACAGACAATCGTACACCCGCACAAGacgtttctttttttgtgtctcaGAGCTAATTTTGTTTCATCTGATGAGCCTATTCTGCGAGTGTCGTGGCCGTCCCCATCCatgaccgaggaggaggatgccacgtgaccggatATTTTCTTCCTGTTTCAGGGAAAACGGGGGTTCTGTTCCAAAGGGTCTCCTTAATGGTATGGTAGCTCCTGGCACCCCGCCATGTGGGTGTACAGCCCACCTTGTTTTGGTGTGGTAATGAAACCTTGTTTTATCCACACAAGGATCTCGCAGTTgcagcagacacagacacacccAAAAGTGACCGAGCTGCACCACACAGGAAAAAAAGCGATACAAATCAGGGCAAGCACCGGTATTTATATTGCGGCAGTTACACAGACGGAGTAGTTGCATAAtacgacacagacacagacacacacagaaCAAAAAAGCTGTTGtggcacaaacacaagtgacacaaaaccaacgacacagacacggacacagacacggacacagacacggaCCGACACGGACAGTCACAGACAGTGCACAAACACATACCGagacagaaacaaaaaGTCTTCATTTCGTCAACTCAACTCGACTCAACTCTCGCCACTGTCATCATGGACTTTCTCTACTCTTCGACATGTCTACATCCCGTGGGAGAGTTCAAGGGCCAACTCAACGGACTAATGGTGCCCAAGTACACTGAAGCGGACGCCGAGGAGTGGTACCGGTGGATCATGGCCAACAAGGACGCCCAGGCCCTCATCTACACAGACTCGTCGATTGGCGTGGAGCAGGGTCGACTGGTGCGGGATCTGTACCGGCAGTTTGACCCGCGACCCATGATCATCCGACGACTGGATCAGGACGCCATCGAGGTGGCCCAAATACAAAAGTCTCGCGTCATGGGATGCGACGGGTTGGTATTTCCACACTCTGCAAATATCTCCGACCTGGCCGACGAGGTCCGAGACTCGGGTCTCCATATTCTCAGAGACGGGTTCTCCTACGAAGGCGAGAAGGTAAGTGTCAACCTGGTAACGGACAAAAACACCGGCCACTCCGAAAAGACAAGCCCGACTCCGGAGACGTGCCCCAACCCTAGCACGTGTCCCACCCATAGCAGTCCCACGGCCCCTGTGGCTCCGCCGGCGCATCCTACTAACGCCAATATCGCCAGTCCCGAGACTGCCGGCCCCGTCGTTAAGATCTGCGGCCTGCGCACCCTTGAGGCTGCTGTCGTGGCCATGGAAAGCGGTGCCGACATGTTGGGTATGATTCTCGTTCCTGGACGAGCCCGGACAGTCAATTTTGACGTTGCACGGGAGATTGCCGCTGTGGTGCGTTCAGGCAAGTATAGAAACGCACATAGTGGTAAGCGGCCGTTATTGGTCGGCGTATTCCGCAACCAGCCGTTACCATACATTCTGTCATGTGTTGCGGACCTCAATCTCGACATTGTGCAGCTGCATGGCGACGAGCCGCTCGACTGGTGCAGACAGATTCCTGTGTCTGTAATCAAGCGTGTGTCTCCTGGAAAGCGGGACTTCCGACAGTCGCTGGTGGCCGGATACCAGTCGTTTTCGCTTCTGGACAGCGAGgtgggtggagaaggacagCTGGTGGACTGGACCAGTGCGGAAAAGTGGTACGACAACCACGTGCGGTTTATTTTGGCCGGCGGGCTGACTCCGGAAAATGTGGCGCAGGCCGTCCAGGTCAAGGGTGTCATTGGAGTGGACGTCTCTGGAGGCGTGGAGACCGACGGGGAAAAGGATCTCGACAAAATCAGGCTGTTTGTCAAAAACGCCAGGGGGTAAACAGCGGCGGATGTGGCGCTACCCGGATGGTAGGATCCGGATGTAATCTAATGTAAATAGCCATGTATATATTGTGTATCGGGGACGGTTTGAAGATGGGAGACACTCCGTTTGCAGTCTGGGGGAAAGTCTAGCGCGTATTTTGAAGTTTAATTATGATCCTTAAGAAGAGCAGTGGATGACGGGTGGTAGTGGAGCcagagaagatgaggaCAGTTCCAGATGACTTTGCAGAtactctacttgtagagacTCGATTACTGTCTTTCTTTCATTttgtctctttttttttggaacGAAAAATTGCCACATTTGTGGATGTACTTTTTTTCGGCTACACTGTACAAGCACGATTAAGTTCCAACATGCAGTTCTCGGGAGAGggtctttttttccacTCGCCGTTTAATTCGCCCAAAAAACACATGTTTTCATCGAGCAAAGGGCTGTTTAGGGGCCACCCATGTCCGTCGATAGCCGCAGGCCAGTTTTGTCGTCTTTTGTGCTGTCCATTTGACCATCCGGAGCGTGTCAAGAGGGAGTCCGAAAATGGCTCTGATTCGGCCGAGATggtgaagagaaggaagcTAGAAGTCGGCCAAGGGGTGGCTCGGGTGGCTGGAGATTCGAGCGGTGGAAAGCTGGAGCTTCCAGGAGCCCGGCAAGCTTTGAACCAGCGAGATCGGCCCGAAATTGAGGGAGTTGGAGCGAGTCCAAAAACTGAGGGAGGccgagcagaaggagctgagaagaaggagtttgCTTCATCGCAGTCAAGTCAAAAGGAACAACAAGAGACACCTCACGCCAGTGCTACACCTCAAGCCAGTGTTTCACCCCAAACCTCAGCTCCACCTCAACATGTTTCGTCATCAGTATCCGAGGATGTTCTGAAACAGGGGAAGAACGGAATTACATCAAAGTCGGAAAAAAGCTCGGTGAAACAGCCCGGATCACGCGACATATATCAACCGTCTTCATCACGTGAGCCCCCTGTATCGTCAATTGACACACGTACGTCGTCCAGCCCAAAAAGTGCTCTGGAGGCGGTCATGACTACATCTGCATCTCCCTCTCAGTCGCGGGATGGATCTAGGAACACATCTGCATCTCCGTCCTCGTCCCGTGACGCCGAGCATCTCATGCccaccaccatcttccCCTGTCCTGCCACGGTTCCTCAGCGAATTGCGTATCTCAAGGCGATTCATTCTGCTCTTACAGACAAGCGAAAACTCAAGTTTCCGAAACGAGCTGCGAtattggaggagttggCTGCGGCTAAACGCAGCGCAGGCAACTATATGGTCTATACCAACGAGTGCCGTGTGCTGGTGAAGAGCATCAAAGACGGCTCTTGGAGGGGCGGAAAAGCAGGTGGTACAAAGACGGACAGTAAGACTTCAGGCCACATTACCAGTTCGATCAGCAATCAACTGGACATGCTTGCTTCCAAAACAAAACCTCTGTTGGCTCAAAATGGATATCCCGTGAATCCTGACCCCCTGAAATCAGGTCTGCCTTCCAACATTGGTATCCAGCACTGTGACCGGTGCGACAAGGCGTTCGATGTGCCCAAAGTAGACAACTATGGCAGTTGCAAGTATCATTGGGCACGTGCGCGCATGGGAGGCAACTCAACCATGCCTGAAAAGTTTTACCCTTGCTGTAATCAGCCGGTGGGGATGTCTGAGGGTTGCGAGGAGGCTCCTCGACATGTTTACAAACTTCATGATTTGAATGATTTGGCCTTTGTGATTCCCTTCAGAACGGTGTCTACCAGCGAGTCATTAGATACATCTACATCTACATCCACATCTACCTCTGCAACTACctcagctccttctgctaAAAGCACGAAAACAGCATCGAGACCCGCTAGCACCCCAACCAAAAGTCTCACATCGTCGCTAGACCTGGAAAAGTCTAGACAACCCTTCAATAAGGCCCGTCGACCAAGAACCATCTTCAACGGCCCTGCTGTAAATCAACGAGAGCCAGACATTACTCTGGAGACCATGAAGAGAGGGATCGGCGAGTCCCGTGGCCAAGCTGATTCTCAGGAACGTTCTTCTGAGCCACGTGAGCGCTCTGCTAGGGTACGTGAGCAGCCTTctgggtcatgtgaccaagCCGGCTCTCTGCAGACCTCTGTCGTGGCTGTCGACTGCGAAATGCTGTATACTTCTCTTGGAATGGAGCTTTGTCGGGTCACGTGCATCGACTACCATGGCAAGAAGACACTTGACCGAGTAGTTAGACCGACAGGACGCATTCTTGACTACAACACGCGATTTTCCGGTATTTCCGATATCAACGAACCTATCATCACGGAAAGCGGCGAGAAAGGAGACAGTATTTCGTTTGAAGAGGCGCATAGACTGATTCTCAAGCTGATCAATAAGCAGACGATTCTGGTTGGTCACGGATTGGAAAATGATCTAATTGCCATGCGTCTTATTCACGACAGAATTATCGATACATCTATTCTTTACCCTGATTTCAATCCCAGGTATAAGACCGCCCTGAAGACGTTGGCTCTGAAATATCTCAAGAGAACCATTCAGACCGGCGAGCATGACTCCATGGAGGACGCTCTAGCTGCTCTGGATGTGGTCAAGTGTCACTTGAAGGGCTGACCAGGAGTTGACTTGCCGGACGGGTAGAGccgagagagagagagagagagagagagagagagagagagagcgaTGGAATGTGCCCAGTACAGCCATCTAACCCACTCCTCACAGCTCTTCTCTTGCAAATGTTGTGTTCCTCCAGTGGCACCAAACAAACATGAACGCAGAATCTCAATGATGCTATCGATAACAGTCCTACAGCTATCTGATCGAGAAACTGGTCTGACCGAGAAACTTCAATAGCCGTGCTCATAATTCCCTAGAGTGTTTAGTCGCCATCTATCTCAAACGGAAGCGCGAGACCATCAAAAGTCTTCAATTACTCATAAAATAGAGATATGATCATATGAGTATTAGCCCGATATTAGCCATAACCTATTTCGGAGTGCTCATCTAATTGAGCAATGTCACATGataagtcacgtgatggccACACGCGGCCGAATCACCTATAACAACACACAACCCACTTCTCTAGTCATAATAAATACATTCTTCTCATTACACAGACCTGCCATGTGAGGTATCCAATGCTCTCAGTCCACTTGGGTTCTGGCTATCTGCAAAGCCTCAGAATCTCGTCCATCTTGCTCTCGATCCTTAGAAGACGACTTTCAACTCGGTCCATTCTGTCCAACTTTTCTTCAAGTCGCTCAAACTGACTCAACTTTTCTTCCATACGCTGATTCTGTAACAGCAACTGTTGAATCATGTGAGAAGGCCCATCCTCACGAGAATCTTCCTCCCACGTGACattcttggccttggcagcGCCACTTCCAACGTGACTCGTCACCCTCCGTCGCTTAGTAATCGtatcgtcctcctcgtaccCCCCTCCGTCCCTGTATCCTCCCATGGGCATATCCAGCGGCATCCCCGAGCGGAACTTGAAGGCGCTGGAGGGGGCGTCACGACACGTCAACGTCGAGGCTGTGGacgggtcacgtgacagggCCGAGTCGCGTGTGGTGTCACGTGTACTGTAGGCTGTTCTTCCGCCGTCTCTGGCCATGATCTCATGCAGTGTGTTCATCTGACTGTTGACTCTTTGGGCGCTGGTGCTGGTTGAGGGCGTGAATCCCGCTGCACCACGTGTTCGGCGGTTGCTTCCCAGTCTGTTGACACTGATGGCCGCTCTTGGAGTCGCTGGGGGTGGTTGGACTACTCTGGTGGCTGATCTGGAGGGAGATTGTCGTTGTGGAGAGCCCAGGCCCTTCGGTTCGAGTCTATGGGGCGTTCCGAGCGTCGCATGGCGCCCCAATTGTGGGTAATATGGTCGCGACGGGGTTGCCATGGGGTTGTGGAAGTGTCAGAAATGATTGAGAAGTGTGGAACGGAGCTGTAGTGATTTAATTAAATCAGATTGGGTATTACCCGATACGGACAGAGTAAACATGTTATCAAGGTTAAGGTTGGTATTGggggttcgattccagGCTGGGTAGGAATTCGCCGTGGAGGACTGAAGAGTGGCAGTCTGGATCAGTGTAgggagggagaggaggaatCCCCTGTTGAAAATTTGGTGTTTTAGTTAAGAGATGTTCTTTTACTGGGATTTTACTTGGATTATTGTTGAAACTGATTTTGTCTCCATAAGATGATTATTTCAGTTGACAAATTAGTTGACAGGTACTTGaactgtagttgtagtcAACATCCAAACCCCTCCAGTTGCACTCACACCTTCCGGTTGCACTCATACAAATAATCGCCATATGTAAACTTGGATTATCGCCCATCTGATGAATCCAGGTGCATTTGGTGCGAAAAAAACCCCGCTCCGGACTCGTCTTCTGCGTCCCCCTTGTCGTCTTCTGCGTCCCCCTTGTCGTCTCCTGGCTCCCCCATCTGACCTTCAGGTAGCATGACAAGGTCGGAATCCGTCTATCTGAGCCCCAGTCCTTGAGTGCTGCCGTTAACAGCATCCAAGTGAACATCACATCACTTGAGGAGCCATCTTGTCTCGTCCCCACGCCTACTTCTCAGTCTCAACAAGACGAGCCTCACAATACAAACACATGGGGGTTAACAGGTTCCCAAAGACGAGACGGACTTGGAGTCGAACCACGTCTGGATTTCGTCGATCATCTCGTGGTGGTTTGTGTCCATCTGCTGACActtggtggagttgagtACAAGGGCAACTCTTCCTTTACCATTGGCCACGGGACCCAGCTGCCCGGTGCAGAGGGTCCCAGATTCCGTTGCCGACCCGTGTCACCGAAACTCGTCGCCCGACATATTCCACGAAccttctgtttctgctggaAAGAGCCACGCAGGAAAGAGCCACGAGACAGAGCTTCTCAAGCCGCTGATCCGGTACCTATTTTCTCTGTTGACCATGACTCAGAAAATGAGGAGTATCTTGACATGGAGAAGCCTTCTACCAGTGATGAGAACGATTTTACTGGCTTTCCGGCTTGATCTCAAACAATACATTCAACTCAATTGCCGCAAACTATCACACTAACACTAACAATGACGCTAATCAAGTGTACTTAAACGGGGCCACATCCACTCGTCTCGCCACCTCTAGGGGTGGATCGGATAGTCATGTTCTTTTCTCCCTCGAGGTCCCTGCACAGAGCTCTGCGAGTCCTCGGCTATCGCAGTCTCTGTACAGCGCTTTTCTTTACTACGGGCTGTGTCAGCAGCCGCAGTATCTCTACCTAACGTGACTACGAGTTGGAACAAGCGAGTTGGAGTGAATGAGTTGGAGAAAATGAGTTGGAGCGAACGAGTTGGCGCTCGAGTTGGAACAAACGAGTCGGCGCTCGAGTTGGAGCGAACGAGTTGGCGCTCGAGTTGGAACAAACGAGTTGAAACAAACGAGTTGAAACAAGAACGAATTGGCTGTCCTGAAGAGACGAAATGCGACTAGGTCGAAACACTCCGGGGTGTAGGCAGCCACTAGTCGTGACTTTGAGTACTAATGGATTGCGAATGAGACATTAGCGGTACGagaatgtactgtagctaccaGGTATGCTAATACGAGTCTCTTAACTATCAGATTGACGAGTAATACTCTCAATCATCAGATGGCTAACCATACCTTGGACTAGGTCGAGCCATGAGCCTGTTTTTGAGCTCCAGAGCTGTGATAGTAGGTTGGCGGAGACTTTGATGACTGGAGATACTCCGATATATAACTGTGGAAGATGTGTCTGGACGTTTGTTTGGTTGGTTGGGTTTACTTGAACTCTACTAAACTAATTAGTTTAGACATTTTTAGTCAAAGCACAGTAAGAAAAAACAATATGTACTattcagtatgtacgaaTGTACggacctcctccatgtGGAGAGACACCTGATTACAGACAGAACTCAGTCATCTGTACTATCAAGTATTAACCATCTCCTAATCTTGTCGAGTAAAGGATTTATCAAGGATGATGGTAAGTGATGGCCAATGTTGGCAAGACGTAAGAGTCCTGCAAATGATTCCAACAGTCGGTACCCGGACCGTAGTTTtgaatatataaatatcaTTAATATAGTTGTACAGATACTGTAGCAGAGTCCATCCCCCATCATCGTCCTCTACCCTCTTCCTACTTCTTACGCTTGTTCAAGGCATTCAGAACAAGAGAGTCCCACCTGGATTTCATTTTAATATTTGAATGTTGAGTTTTTCGTTCTCAGCCCGCAACTGGGCGTTTTCAGCTCCCAGATTTCTCGTCGTCGCCTCGTTATGCTCCGTTAACTCCGTTCGTAGCTTAGTACCGAGACTCTGCGACGACGCTAGAACGCATCTGGGCATTCCGTTCCAGTGTCTTGAGGTGCACTTTCTGCCGCAATACCGTCTGTTGCAAGTCCTCCGTCTCCGACATGTGGCATGCCGAAttcaaactcctccagcgccTGTTGCAGTTGCAATAGCTGTGTTGATGTCTGGGGCATCGTCGGGTCATTTTGTACCAAATTGCTCCACTGCTCCAGTCCTCCTGGTTGATTACCGTCGGATCATCGAGCTTCGAGGCCACAAAGGTCTCATATCTGAGTTTTACCAGGCAACTACACTACCTCCTAGGCTCGGCATGTACTTTTCAGAAGTCGTTGGTCGCATCTCTCTGGACTTTTTCTACTCAACCCCCTTTGTCGTCGCTACCTGTAACCAAGCTCCTTCTAAATGACGACGGCGTTGGTGGTTGTGACAGCAAATGCGGGTCCACTCTGGGCGAGAGAGGTGATTTCTAATGCCCAGACAGCGCTGGTATGCAGCAGGTCTCCTGTAAATCCTCATACAGAGCTCTCTATAAACACCAACCCCGACCTGAACTTGCCCCCTAGCTGTCCTGATGAGACGACCCCGAGACAAGCGTCGGAACACTGCTAACTGTAGTGTAGACAGCCACTGGTTCGAAACATATCCCCGATATGATGTAGTGCAGGAGGATGCATACGCGAGGCACGATTATGCGCCAAGTAGGAGGGTGTATATAGAATGGCAATATCGATTGTAGGCGCTGAAAAATGACTATATCGGTTCAGTCTCACCGTCAAGCTCGACCTTCACTGTATCACTCAAATATACTGGAGTTATCCGTGATATAAGTTTTCTTGGTCATGTCTTCTTGATCATCAATAGTCATACTGGACTCATGAACAGTCGTCGCAGCAGGTTGCGAAGatccttgtacttgtaccagcaGTATCAATCGGGCGGGTCTATCACCCATCGACACCAACACCCATACTTCGACACCAACACCCATACTCCGACGACAACCCCCCACGCAACTACTCATGATACTTATTTACCCGCTTTAACGACACCCTGACGAACACTGAACCAAGCTCGAGTTTGGATATGATTGATTAATTTACTTCTCGGTCACTTTACTAATAATCGATCCACGACCGCGACAAGAGCAAGATGACGCGAACCGGGCTTACTGCTTGTAGGTATATATCTGGAATGAAAGAGGACAAAGAATAACGCTGACTAACGCTGACTAAGAGAATTTTCCAATCTGGAATTTGGTGACATTTTCTGTTCATTGGCATATCCGAGGAAGAAAAACCCACTGAATTGTGCAAGGGGTTTTTATAACCGTTGTAAAATGGtgaaaaatatataaaaaaaattaaaaaaattacaaaaaaaatataaaaaatacaaataaaatataaaaatacaaataaaatataaaaaaatacacTTTCATGAACATCTGTCACAACATGTAGACGTGATTCCCTTCCCTTCCAATTCGCCGGTTGTAGTTtttttcacgtgacctgcTTGCTCTTGAACCCCCCAAGTTCCTCTTGTTCCGCCTCTTCCGTGTGGCTTATTTTCACGTGAGATGAGATTATGTGAGTcactgtttttttttgttttttttttgctgaCTGAAAACCGGGGTAAGCTGCGATAAGCAAAGTCTATTTAGCTAAGCTACAGTGACTGGTTGgcgcaaaaaaaaaaaaaaaaggaaaaacaaagaacaaaaacaagaagaaaaaaaaccttGGAACCGTCGATAGGTGCTTAGTAACCGTCAAATCCTGGGAACCGTCGAATCTTGGGAACCGTTGAAAATCCGTCAGTCTTTCAAACCTCACTCCGTCGATCTCTCACTCACTCTTCACTCTCACTCTTCATCTTACTCAGATCTACGTTTTACTTGAAGTACAACTTTTGGTGCCGACGAGCTGTGGGTTTCATTTTTGGACCAGACGACTCGGAATCGGCTGGAGATCCCGATTACACGTTTGCAATGTGTTTCTGGGCCGTTTTAGCACCGATAACTGGCCGATAGTTGCCAGACATGTGCAAGTTGAAGAACCTTTTTTCAGCAACTCAAAATACAGTTCAACCGTCGTCCCTAAGTAATTAGTGGAGGGTAGTTTAAATCATTTTCCGGGGGTACGAGCAGCGAAAATACGCTAAAAAGTGGCGAAACATGGAGGGGGGTTCATGTTTTTTGcggggaaaaaaaaaacagccaAGAATTACAAACGTCCCCCCCCGACGTGCAAAAACCACCAAGACGCCCATTGTCGGCAAGCTGGTGGCTGACTCGGTTCTGCACGCCATATGCACCGTCCATGACGTGCTAGAGTGTGAATTGAAGGGATGGAGAtagccaaaaaaaaggggagTATCGTTTATATCTATATATAATTTGATGGTCCCAATATAGTGTAGTAGACACACAGTAAACATCTCACTTTCActcactctctctctctctctctctccctcccCCGCACACCATGTCAATCATTCACAAATCGCCGGTGCCGGACGTGCAACTGTTCTACGGCTCGTGGCCGGATCTGATGCGAACGTCGCCACACGCCCACAACGACTCCAAACCGGTGGTGTTCGACTTTGAcaccaagcagcagctgacGTGGAAACAGGTGTGGCAGCTGAGTGCGCGGCTCCGGGCCCAGCTGTACCACAAGTACGGCATCGGTAAGCCCGGCGCTCTGGCCCCGTTCCACAACGACCCCTCTCTCGGCGACGTGGTCATCTTCTACACGCCCAACACTTACAGCTCG includes:
- a CDS encoding uncharacterized protein (Compare to YALI0B07667g, uniprot|Q8X1D9 Yarrowia lipolytica Phosphoribosylanthranilate isomerase Trp1, similar to Saccharomyces cerevisiae TRP1 (YDR007W); ancestral locus Anc_3.192), with the protein product MDFLYSSTCLHPVGEFKGQLNGLMVPKYTEADAEEWYRWIMANKDAQALIYTDSSIGVEQGRLVRDLYRQFDPRPMIIRRLDQDAIEVAQIQKSRVMGCDGLVFPHSANISDLADEVRDSGLHILRDGFSYEGEKVSVNLVTDKNTGHSEKTSPTPETCPNPSTCPTHSSPTAPVAPPAHPTNANIASPETAGPVVKICGLRTLEAAVVAMESGADMLGMILVPGRARTVNFDVAREIAAVVRSGKYRNAHSGKRPLLVGVFRNQPLPYILSCVADLNLDIVQLHGDEPLDWCRQIPVSVIKRVSPGKRDFRQSLVAGYQSFSLLDSEVGGEGQLVDWTSAEKWYDNHVRFILAGGLTPENVAQAVQVKGVIGVDVSGGVETDGEKDLDKIRLFVKNARG
- a CDS encoding uncharacterized protein (Compare to YALI0B07689g, some similarities with uniprot|Q12090 Saccharomyces cerevisiae YLR107W) yields the protein MRTVPDDFADTLLVETRLLSFFHFVSFFLERKIATFVDVLFFGYTVQARLSSNMQFSGEGLFFHSPFNSPKKHMFSSSKGLFRGHPCPSIAAGQFCRLLCCPFDHPERVKRESENGSDSAEMVKRRKLEVGQGVARVAGDSSGGKLELPGARQALNQRDRPEIEGVGASPKTEGGRAEGAEKKEFASSQSSQKEQQETPHASATPQASVSPQTSAPPQHVSSSVSEDVLKQGKNGITSKSEKSSVKQPGSRDIYQPSSSREPPVSSIDTRTSSSPKSALEAVMTTSASPSQSRDGSRNTSASPSSSRDAEHLMPTTIFPCPATVPQRIAYLKAIHSALTDKRKLKFPKRAAILEELAAAKRSAGNYMVYTNECRVLVKSIKDGSWRGGKAGGTKTDSKTSGHITSSISNQLDMLASKTKPLLAQNGYPVNPDPLKSGLPSNIGIQHCDRCDKAFDVPKVDNYGSCKYHWARARMGGNSTMPEKFYPCCNQPVGMSEGCEEAPRHVYKLHDLNDLAFVIPFRTVSTSESLDTSTSTSTSTSATTSAPSAKSTKTASRPASTPTKSLTSSLDLEKSRQPFNKARRPRTIFNGPAVNQREPDITLETMKRGIGESRGQADSQERSSEPRERSARVREQPSGSCDQAGSLQTSVVAVDCEMLYTSLGMELCRVTCIDYHGKKTLDRVVRPTGRILDYNTRFSGISDINEPIITESGEKGDSISFEEAHRLILKLINKQTILVGHGLENDLIAMRLIHDRIIDTSILYPDFNPRYKTALKTLALKYLKRTIQTGEHDSMEDALAALDVVKCHLKG
- a CDS encoding uncharacterized protein (Compare to YALI0B07711g, no similarity), giving the protein MATPSRPYYPQLGRHATLGTPHRLEPKGLGSPQRQSPSRSATRVVQPPPATPRAAISVNRLGSNRRTRGAAGFTPSTSTSAQRVNSQMNTLHEIMARDGGRTAYSTRDTTRDSALSRDPSTASTLTCRDAPSSAFKFRSGMPLDMPMGGYRDGGGYEEDDTITKRRRVTSHVGSGAAKAKNVTWEEDSREDGPSHMIQQLLLQNQRMEEKLSQFERLEEKLDRMDRVESRLLRIESKMDEILRLCR